A stretch of Bradyrhizobium sp. CCBAU 53338 DNA encodes these proteins:
- a CDS encoding SDR family NAD(P)-dependent oxidoreductase, whose amino-acid sequence MHNVLVTGGSRGIGLAIGKRLVGAGYNVIAAARRETDELKAAIAESDGRLHFRACDLAVIDAIPAFAKLVRDEFGPTYGLVNNAGLGTEGLLATMHNSEIEALVQLNVLSPIILTKYVARQMMADGAGRIINISSIIATTGYNGLSVYGATKAAATGFTRSLAREVGKLGITVNAIAPGFIDTELTHNLSEDGRKRIAGRSALRRLPETDDVARMVEYLLGEGGRNVTGTVFTIDAGNTA is encoded by the coding sequence ATGCATAATGTTCTCGTCACCGGCGGCAGCCGCGGCATTGGCCTTGCGATCGGAAAGCGCCTGGTCGGCGCCGGCTACAACGTCATTGCGGCGGCGCGGCGCGAGACCGACGAGCTCAAAGCCGCGATCGCGGAGTCGGATGGGCGCCTGCATTTCCGTGCCTGCGATCTCGCCGTGATCGATGCGATTCCGGCGTTCGCAAAGCTGGTGCGCGACGAGTTCGGTCCGACCTATGGCCTCGTCAACAATGCCGGCCTCGGCACCGAGGGCCTGCTCGCGACCATGCACAATTCGGAGATCGAGGCGCTGGTGCAGCTCAACGTGCTGTCGCCGATCATCCTCACGAAATATGTCGCGCGGCAGATGATGGCCGATGGCGCAGGCCGCATCATCAACATCTCCTCGATCATCGCGACGACGGGCTATAACGGCCTCTCGGTCTATGGTGCGACCAAGGCTGCGGCGACCGGCTTCACGCGTTCGCTCGCGCGCGAGGTCGGCAAGCTCGGCATAACCGTGAATGCGATCGCGCCCGGCTTCATCGATACCGAGCTGACGCACAATCTCTCCGAGGATGGCCGCAAGCGCATCGCTGGCCGCAGTGCGCTGCGCCGCCTGCCGGAGACTGATGACGTCGCGCGCATGGTGGAATATCTGCTCGGCGAGGGCGGTCGCAACGTCACCGGCACGGTGTTCACGATCGACGCCGGCAATACGGCATAA
- a CDS encoding DUF3551 domain-containing protein gives MRLPLLTITAIATLFVAADASAQTYDPRYPVCMHVYAGGGPSGGGANWFDCSFTSLPQCRATASGLAASCDLNPYYAFDEPPPPPRRRHKKVY, from the coding sequence ATGCGCCTGCCTCTCCTGACCATCACAGCCATTGCCACGCTGTTCGTCGCGGCAGATGCCAGCGCCCAGACCTACGATCCGCGTTATCCGGTGTGCATGCACGTCTATGCGGGCGGCGGCCCCAGTGGGGGCGGCGCCAACTGGTTCGACTGCTCCTTCACGTCGCTGCCGCAGTGCCGCGCCACGGCATCGGGCCTCGCGGCCAGCTGCGACCTCAATCCCTACTACGCTTTCGACGAGCCGCCGCCCCCGCCGCGCAGGCGTCACAAGAAGGTATATTGA
- a CDS encoding metal ABC transporter ATP-binding protein yields the protein MAALHFHNVTLGYDRHPAVHHLDGEVASGALVAVIGPNGAGKSTLLRGIVGILKPLDGSIHLGGLDARDIAYLPQSADIDRSFPISVFDFVGTGLWRGTGLFGGIGKVAREKILRAIASVGLNGFENRPIGTLSGGQMQRVLFARVLLQDARLIVLDEPFNAIDSKTIADLLTLVKHWHAEGRTVLAALHDMEMVRAHFSETLVLARGPVAWGPTAEVLTPENLMVAMRMCEAFDDTAAACAADDVSSRAA from the coding sequence ATGGCTGCGCTACACTTTCACAACGTCACGCTCGGCTACGACCGTCACCCGGCCGTGCACCATCTCGATGGCGAGGTCGCATCCGGCGCGCTGGTCGCGGTGATCGGCCCGAACGGCGCCGGCAAGTCGACGCTGCTGCGCGGCATCGTCGGCATTCTCAAGCCGCTCGACGGCAGCATCCATCTCGGCGGGCTGGATGCCCGCGACATCGCCTATCTGCCGCAGAGCGCGGACATCGACCGCAGCTTCCCGATCTCCGTGTTCGATTTCGTCGGCACCGGCCTGTGGCGCGGGACCGGCCTGTTCGGCGGCATTGGCAAAGTCGCCCGCGAGAAGATTCTTCGCGCGATCGCCTCCGTCGGCCTCAACGGGTTCGAGAACCGCCCGATCGGCACGCTCTCCGGCGGGCAGATGCAACGCGTGCTGTTCGCGCGCGTGCTGCTCCAGGATGCGCGCCTGATCGTGCTCGACGAGCCCTTCAACGCCATCGACAGCAAGACCATTGCCGATCTGCTTACGCTGGTGAAGCACTGGCATGCCGAGGGTCGCACCGTGCTCGCCGCGCTCCACGACATGGAGATGGTACGTGCCCATTTCAGCGAGACCTTGGTACTGGCGCGCGGCCCCGTGGCCTGGGGACCGACGGCCGAGGTGCTGACGCCTGAAAACCTGATGGTCGCGATGCGGATGTGCGAAGCCTTCGACGACACCGCAGCGGCCTGCGCGGCCGACGATGTCAGCTCGCGAGCGGCGTGA
- a CDS encoding superoxide dismutase, producing MTFTLPPLPYAYDALGQFMSKETLEFHHDKHHQAYVTNGNNALKGTEWEGKSLEEIVKGSFGKNPAVFNNAGQHYNHIHFWSWMKPNGGGTKLPGKLEKKINEDLGGFEKFKTDFQAAGVGQFGSGWCWLQVKNGKLEISKTPNGENPLVHGATPILGCDVWEHSYYIDYRNRRPDYLKAFVENLVNWEYVESLFEKA from the coding sequence ATGACCTTTACGCTGCCCCCACTCCCTTACGCCTATGACGCCCTCGGCCAGTTCATGTCGAAGGAGACGCTGGAATTCCACCACGACAAGCATCATCAGGCCTACGTCACCAACGGCAACAACGCGCTCAAGGGCACCGAATGGGAAGGCAAGTCCCTTGAGGAGATCGTCAAGGGCTCGTTCGGCAAGAATCCTGCGGTGTTCAACAACGCCGGCCAACACTACAACCACATCCATTTCTGGAGCTGGATGAAGCCGAATGGCGGTGGCACCAAGCTGCCGGGCAAGCTCGAGAAGAAGATCAACGAGGACCTCGGCGGCTTCGAGAAGTTCAAGACCGACTTCCAGGCGGCGGGCGTCGGCCAGTTCGGCTCCGGCTGGTGCTGGCTCCAGGTCAAGAACGGCAAGCTCGAGATCTCCAAGACCCCGAACGGCGAGAATCCGCTGGTGCACGGCGCCACCCCGATTCTCGGCTGCGACGTCTGGGAGCATTCCTACTACATCGATTATCGCAACCGCCGTCCGGATTATCTCAAGGCGTTCGTCGAGAACCTCGTGAACTGGGAATACGTCGAGTCCCTGTTCGAGAAGGCGTGA
- a CDS encoding DUF3095 domain-containing protein: MISGESFYGSIPVFRGFTSLMEPKLYSPLPEDWSIGVADIVDSTKAIAAQRYKAVNMAGAAVIAAVTNVLGGREFPFVFGGDGASFAVAPGDLDAARDALAATATWVREDLDLKMRVALVPVSAIRAKGLDVRVARFGPSANLSYAMFSGGGLAFADAAMKRGEFAVAEAPSGTQPDLSGLSCRFEVMPASRGMILSVLVMPAAGVDPQAFRNVIEDIIHLVERSPDAGRPVPPQGPPLKWPPQGLDYEARAIRGGSLFKRRASLLAFTFFAYVLMRFDIKVGGFLPKVYKRQVVENSDFRKYDDGLRMILDCTPELERALSDRLAAAARNGVVRYGLHQQDAAMMTCFTPSALRSDHVHFIDGARGGYASAATALKAMAAAR; encoded by the coding sequence ATGATCTCAGGCGAATCCTTCTACGGCAGCATCCCTGTCTTCCGCGGCTTCACCAGCCTGATGGAGCCAAAACTCTATTCGCCGCTGCCGGAGGACTGGAGCATCGGCGTCGCCGATATCGTCGATTCCACCAAGGCGATCGCGGCGCAGCGCTACAAGGCGGTCAACATGGCCGGCGCCGCCGTGATCGCGGCGGTGACGAATGTGCTGGGGGGACGCGAATTTCCCTTCGTGTTCGGCGGCGACGGTGCGAGTTTTGCGGTCGCACCCGGCGATCTCGATGCGGCGCGCGACGCGCTGGCCGCGACCGCGACCTGGGTGCGGGAAGACCTCGACCTGAAAATGCGAGTCGCGCTGGTGCCGGTCAGCGCCATCCGGGCGAAAGGTCTCGACGTGCGCGTCGCGCGCTTCGGTCCGTCGGCCAATTTGTCGTATGCGATGTTCTCCGGCGGCGGGCTCGCCTTCGCCGACGCGGCGATGAAGCGCGGCGAGTTCGCCGTTGCCGAAGCGCCCTCCGGAACGCAGCCCGATCTATCCGGCCTGTCCTGCCGTTTCGAGGTGATGCCGGCCTCGCGCGGGATGATCCTGTCGGTGCTGGTGATGCCGGCTGCCGGCGTCGACCCGCAGGCGTTCCGCAATGTGATCGAGGACATCATCCATCTCGTCGAGCGCAGTCCGGATGCGGGCCGTCCGGTGCCGCCGCAGGGACCGCCGCTGAAATGGCCGCCGCAAGGGCTGGACTACGAGGCGCGGGCGATCCGTGGCGGCTCGTTGTTCAAGCGTCGTGCCAGCCTGCTCGCCTTCACGTTCTTCGCCTATGTCCTGATGCGCTTCGACATCAAGGTCGGCGGCTTCCTGCCAAAGGTCTACAAGCGCCAGGTGGTCGAGAATTCCGACTTCCGCAAATATGACGACGGCCTGCGCATGATCCTCGACTGCACGCCGGAACTCGAGCGCGCGCTGAGCGATCGCCTCGCGGCGGCTGCGCGCAACGGCGTCGTGCGCTACGGCCTTCATCAGCAGGATGCGGCAATGATGACCTGCTTCACCCCCTCGGCGCTGCGCAGCGATCACGTGCACTTCATCGACGGTGCGCGCGGCGGCTACGCTTCGGCGGCAACGGCGTTGAAGGCTATGGCAGCCGCGCGCTAG
- a CDS encoding DUF2147 domain-containing protein has protein sequence MSRRFIFLSVLLAAFSGTTVGHAQDADASGTWLTQAGDARVKISKCGGGICGHIVWLREPMDTATGQPATDSKNPNPALAKRPMIGLPLFSGMQPTSPNKWSGQIYNADDGSTYASSVTVTGAESLRVEGCVGALCGGETWTRAGR, from the coding sequence ATGTCCCGCAGATTCATCTTCCTCTCCGTTCTCCTGGCGGCGTTCTCCGGCACCACGGTCGGGCATGCACAAGATGCCGACGCGAGCGGGACCTGGCTCACTCAGGCCGGCGATGCGCGCGTGAAAATCAGCAAATGCGGCGGCGGCATCTGCGGCCATATCGTCTGGCTGCGCGAGCCGATGGACACCGCGACCGGCCAGCCCGCGACCGACAGCAAGAATCCCAATCCCGCGCTCGCCAAGCGTCCGATGATCGGCTTGCCGCTGTTCTCCGGCATGCAGCCCACAAGCCCGAACAAATGGTCGGGCCAGATCTACAATGCAGACGACGGCAGCACCTATGCGAGCAGCGTCACCGTGACCGGCGCAGAGAGCTTGCGGGTCGAAGGCTGCGTCGGCGCACTCTGCGGCGGCGAGACCTGGACGCGGGCGGGACGCTAG
- a CDS encoding ribbon-helix-helix protein, CopG family has product MHGIIEVPDIISAVKLPERLTAAIDAWARARHLSRSDAIYQLLELGLKLAPAMPASPEITITSDAARIEEIAVHEIEGLLDPALPADERERRIRRLTEGPPEFSHERIDLPKQQT; this is encoded by the coding sequence TTGCACGGGATCATCGAGGTGCCTGACATCATCAGTGCCGTAAAACTGCCGGAACGGCTGACCGCGGCCATCGACGCCTGGGCCCGGGCTCGTCACCTCTCGCGCTCGGACGCGATCTACCAGCTCCTCGAACTGGGTCTGAAGCTCGCCCCCGCGATGCCGGCATCGCCCGAGATCACGATCACATCGGATGCCGCCAGGATCGAAGAAATCGCGGTGCATGAAATCGAGGGGCTGCTCGATCCGGCTCTCCCCGCGGACGAGCGCGAGCGCCGCATTCGCCGCCTCACCGAGGGACCTCCCGAATTCTCCCACGAGCGGATTGATCTGCCGAAACAGCAGACGTGA
- a CDS encoding GNAT family N-acetyltransferase yields the protein MSIEIDILNGDASWPIAKPLHQAVWGPDIVAKLPWGHVKWANADLRVLIETPADGLVCHVGIYFRTVTWNGQKVHVGGIGGVCTREDRRNRGYATMAIDAAVHTMRANEAVRFAILFCEPHNAAFYQARSWLPFKGEVYCEQPEGRIRFDVMAPYVFNIVRAPTLGTIDLCGLPW from the coding sequence ATGAGCATCGAGATCGACATTTTGAACGGCGACGCCTCATGGCCGATCGCCAAGCCGCTGCATCAGGCGGTCTGGGGACCTGACATCGTCGCGAAGCTACCGTGGGGGCATGTGAAATGGGCCAATGCCGATCTGCGCGTACTGATCGAGACGCCGGCGGACGGCCTTGTCTGCCACGTCGGCATCTATTTCCGCACCGTCACCTGGAATGGGCAGAAGGTACATGTCGGCGGTATCGGCGGCGTCTGCACGCGCGAGGATCGCAGAAACCGCGGCTATGCGACCATGGCGATCGACGCCGCCGTGCACACCATGCGCGCCAACGAGGCGGTTCGTTTTGCGATCCTGTTCTGCGAGCCGCACAATGCCGCGTTCTACCAGGCCCGCAGCTGGCTGCCCTTCAAGGGCGAGGTCTATTGCGAGCAGCCCGAGGGGCGCATCCGCTTCGACGTCATGGCGCCCTACGTCTTCAACATCGTCCGAGCGCCGACGCTCGGCACGATCGACCTGTGCGGCCTGCCGTGGTGA
- a CDS encoding class I adenylate-forming enzyme family protein — protein sequence MSPREIFALRDHLGAELKDRTLSDAHHVVSLTDILSQTVLGGRLRELSGRAVLLKLSDQLRSGVAMIELDGIARRMLLCPPDLNPAHLEALIADAGIDAVVTDEPDCWAGTGVSLVVTAQLPLQATAPARTERATEWLMLTSGTSGVPKIVGHTLEALTGAIVAEGPAKGPAPVWATFYDIRRYGGLQIFLRAIVSGGSMVLSDPHEALADHVARLNARAVSHISGTPSHWRKLLMSGSAAQFAPRYVRLSGEIADQAVLDGLKAAFPNSSVGHAYASTEAGVGFAVNDGLEGFPADYLGNRNGVEMKVVDGSLRIRSTRTAHAYIGRNAAALTDGDGFVDSGDIVELRGDRYYFVGRRGGIINIGGLKVHPEEIEAAINRHPDVRMSRAKSRRSPITGGIVVADVILAEGTDQARAKEIRDQILDQCRSQLASHKVPAVIRFVEALDVTPAGKLARTDA from the coding sequence ATGTCCCCGCGTGAGATTTTTGCGCTCCGTGACCATCTCGGCGCGGAACTGAAAGACCGGACGCTGTCGGACGCGCACCATGTGGTGTCGCTGACCGACATCCTGTCGCAGACGGTTCTCGGTGGCCGCCTGCGCGAGCTGTCCGGCCGCGCCGTCCTGCTCAAGCTGTCGGACCAGCTCCGGTCGGGCGTTGCCATGATCGAGCTCGACGGCATCGCCCGTCGCATGCTGCTGTGCCCGCCGGATCTCAACCCCGCGCATCTGGAGGCGCTGATCGCCGATGCCGGGATCGACGCCGTCGTCACCGACGAGCCCGATTGCTGGGCGGGGACCGGCGTGTCGCTGGTCGTCACCGCACAATTACCGCTCCAGGCGACGGCGCCTGCCAGGACAGAGCGCGCCACGGAATGGCTGATGCTAACCTCCGGCACATCAGGCGTGCCGAAAATCGTCGGTCACACGCTGGAAGCGCTCACCGGCGCCATCGTCGCTGAAGGTCCCGCAAAGGGACCCGCGCCGGTCTGGGCGACGTTCTACGACATTCGCCGCTATGGCGGCTTGCAGATCTTCCTCCGCGCCATCGTCTCCGGCGGCTCGATGGTGCTGTCTGACCCGCACGAGGCGCTGGCCGATCACGTCGCGCGGCTGAATGCGCGCGCCGTCTCCCACATCTCCGGTACGCCCTCGCACTGGCGCAAGCTCCTGATGAGCGGCTCGGCCGCGCAATTCGCTCCTCGCTATGTTCGTCTCTCCGGCGAGATCGCCGACCAGGCGGTGCTCGACGGGCTGAAGGCGGCTTTCCCCAATTCCTCCGTCGGGCACGCCTATGCCTCGACCGAGGCGGGCGTCGGCTTCGCGGTCAATGACGGGCTTGAAGGTTTTCCGGCCGACTATCTCGGCAACCGCAACGGCGTCGAGATGAAGGTCGTCGACGGCTCGCTGCGCATTCGCTCGACGCGCACGGCGCACGCCTATATCGGCCGTAACGCCGCCGCGCTCACCGATGGCGACGGGTTCGTCGACAGCGGCGACATCGTCGAGTTGCGGGGCGACCGCTATTATTTCGTCGGCCGCCGCGGCGGCATCATCAATATCGGCGGGCTGAAGGTTCATCCAGAAGAGATCGAAGCGGCGATCAACCGTCACCCGGACGTGCGGATGTCGCGCGCGAAGTCGCGGCGCAGCCCGATCACCGGGGGCATCGTCGTCGCCGACGTGATTCTCGCCGAAGGCACCGATCAGGCCCGGGCGAAGGAGATCCGCGACCAGATCCTTGATCAGTGTCGCTCGCAGCTGGCCTCGCACAAGGTGCCGGCGGTGATCCGCTTCGTCGAGGCCCTCGACGTCACCCCGGCCGGTAAACTGGCACGCACCGATGCATAA
- a CDS encoding long-chain-acyl-CoA synthetase produces MNGMTTGVIEQPRAARAPSASKIWLKAIELTARIETLPGRLFADVIDDWARRQPDRVALVTDDAALDYDGLSKRINRYARWARSVGVVKGDIVGLIMPNGVDYVAAWLGISRVGGVVALLNTKLVGKSLAHCIDVAKPSHIIVAHDLAATLASATSHLKTSAEIWTHGDARSERAIDVALAALDDGALSPEEHGGVAIDDRALLIYTSGTTGLPKAASISHRRILNWGFWFAGLTGATPQDRLYDCLPLFHSVGGIVAPCSMLAAGGSVVIAEKFSTSNFWSDIVRHDCTLFQYIGELCRYLLKAPPSEYENRHRLRMVCGNGLRGDIWEDFQGRFAIPRILEFYAATEGNFSLFNVEGLPGAIGRIPPMLAHRFPAGLVRLDPDTGAPLRDVEGFCIACARGEAGEAIGRIGRADEGGGRFEGYTDAGETEKKILRDVFAKGDAWFRTGDLMRLDDKGFFHFVDRIGDTFRWKGENVATSEVNDAVRDFTGVVDATTYGVSIPGTDGRAGMSAIVVNEGFDIAALPAHLAQRLPAYARPVFIRISRELDATETFKQKKGELAREGFDPGAVTDPMFMLEPKFGAYVALDPEVFAQIEDGAIRL; encoded by the coding sequence ATGAACGGCATGACAACCGGCGTCATCGAGCAACCCAGAGCCGCGCGCGCGCCCTCGGCTTCGAAGATCTGGCTGAAGGCGATCGAACTGACCGCACGGATCGAGACGCTGCCGGGCCGCCTGTTCGCGGACGTCATCGACGACTGGGCGCGGCGTCAGCCCGACCGTGTCGCGCTGGTCACGGATGACGCGGCACTCGACTATGACGGCCTGTCGAAGCGCATCAATCGTTACGCGCGCTGGGCGCGTTCGGTTGGCGTCGTCAAGGGCGACATCGTCGGCCTGATCATGCCGAACGGCGTCGATTATGTCGCAGCCTGGCTCGGGATCAGCCGTGTCGGCGGCGTGGTGGCGCTGCTCAACACCAAGCTCGTCGGGAAATCTCTCGCGCATTGCATCGATGTCGCAAAGCCCTCTCACATCATCGTCGCGCATGATCTCGCCGCGACGCTGGCGAGCGCAACGTCGCATCTCAAGACAAGTGCAGAAATCTGGACCCACGGCGATGCCCGCAGCGAGCGTGCGATCGACGTGGCGCTCGCCGCGCTCGATGACGGGGCGCTGTCGCCGGAGGAGCACGGTGGCGTCGCCATCGATGATCGCGCGCTGCTGATCTACACCTCAGGCACGACGGGACTGCCGAAAGCGGCCAGCATCAGCCACCGCCGAATTCTCAACTGGGGTTTCTGGTTTGCCGGCCTCACCGGCGCGACGCCGCAGGACCGGCTCTATGATTGCCTGCCGCTGTTTCACTCGGTCGGCGGCATTGTCGCGCCGTGCAGCATGCTGGCCGCCGGCGGCTCGGTGGTGATCGCGGAGAAGTTTTCGACGTCGAATTTCTGGTCCGACATCGTCCGGCACGACTGCACGCTGTTTCAATATATCGGCGAACTCTGCCGCTACCTGCTCAAGGCGCCGCCGTCGGAATACGAGAACCGCCATCGTCTGCGGATGGTTTGCGGCAATGGCCTGCGCGGCGACATCTGGGAGGATTTCCAGGGCCGCTTCGCCATTCCCCGCATTCTCGAATTCTATGCCGCGACCGAAGGCAATTTCTCGCTGTTCAACGTCGAGGGCCTGCCGGGTGCGATCGGCCGCATCCCGCCGATGCTGGCGCATCGCTTTCCTGCCGGCCTCGTCAGGCTCGATCCGGATACCGGGGCGCCCCTGCGCGATGTCGAGGGCTTTTGCATCGCCTGCGCCCGCGGTGAGGCTGGCGAGGCCATCGGCCGCATCGGCAGGGCAGACGAGGGCGGTGGCCGCTTCGAGGGCTACACCGATGCCGGCGAGACCGAGAAGAAGATCCTGCGCGATGTCTTTGCCAAGGGTGATGCCTGGTTCCGCACCGGCGATCTGATGCGGCTCGACGACAAAGGCTTCTTCCATTTCGTCGATCGCATCGGCGACACTTTTCGCTGGAAGGGCGAGAACGTCGCGACCTCGGAAGTCAACGACGCCGTGCGCGATTTCACCGGCGTGGTCGATGCCACCACCTACGGCGTCAGCATTCCCGGCACGGATGGCCGCGCCGGCATGAGCGCGATCGTCGTGAACGAGGGATTTGATATCGCGGCCTTGCCTGCGCATCTCGCACAGCGCCTGCCGGCCTACGCCCGTCCCGTTTTCATTCGCATCTCGCGCGAGCTCGATGCGACCGAGACGTTCAAGCAGAAGAAGGGTGAACTTGCCCGCGAGGGCTTCGATCCCGGGGCGGTGACGGACCCGATGTTCATGCTCGAGCCGAAATTCGGCGCCTATGTCGCCCTCGATCCCGAAGTATTTGCGCAGATCGAGGACGGTGCGATCAGGCTGTAG
- a CDS encoding acyl carrier protein, translating to MSVRSKVIEAIQQIAKEQHVTLPALSDDLSLHETGFDSLAFAILVARLEDETGVDPFTISEDAAFPATVGDFVRAYENVPA from the coding sequence ATGTCGGTCAGGTCTAAAGTCATCGAGGCGATCCAGCAGATCGCCAAAGAGCAGCACGTCACGCTTCCCGCCCTCTCGGACGATTTGTCCCTGCACGAGACGGGTTTTGACTCGCTCGCCTTCGCCATCCTGGTCGCGCGTCTCGAGGACGAGACCGGCGTCGACCCCTTCACCATTTCCGAGGACGCAGCGTTCCCCGCCACGGTTGGCGATTTCGTGCGGGCCTACGAAAATGTCCCCGCGTGA